The following are encoded in a window of Bradyrhizobium sp. WBOS07 genomic DNA:
- a CDS encoding NADH-quinone oxidoreductase subunit M, with translation MTTWPILSVTTFLPLVGALIVYLSRGDDEAAKRNSRWIALWTTLITFAVSVILVMRFDPANPDFQFVEKANWLATGITYHMGVDGISLPLVILTTAVMPFCIIASWKAINNRVREYMMAFLILETLMIGTFSALDLVLFYLFFEGGLIPMFLIIGVWGGPRRVYASFKFFLYTLLGSVLMLLAIMALYWNGGTTDIPTLMHTAVPRNLQTWAWLAFFASFAVKMPMWPVHTWLPDAHVEAPTAGSVVLAAILLKMGGYGFLRFSLPMFPLASHDFAPLIFTLSAIAIIYTSLVALMQEDMKKLIAYSSVAHMGFVTMGIFAGTMQGVAGGVFQMISHGIVSGALFLCVGVVYDRLHTREIAAYGGLVNRMPLYAMTFMVFTMANVGLPGTSGFVGEFMTLLGTFKVSIPTAFFASFGVILSAAYALWLYRKVVFGALAKPSLASMKDLTLRECVILFPMIALTILFGVYPKPVLDMSAASVQQLVNNYNNAVTAVKAAALLH, from the coding sequence ATGACAACCTGGCCCATCCTTTCGGTCACGACGTTCCTGCCGCTGGTCGGCGCGCTGATCGTCTATCTCAGCCGCGGCGACGACGAGGCGGCCAAGCGCAATTCGCGCTGGATCGCGCTCTGGACCACGCTGATCACCTTCGCGGTGTCGGTGATCCTGGTCATGCGCTTCGACCCCGCCAATCCCGACTTTCAGTTCGTCGAGAAGGCGAACTGGCTCGCCACCGGCATCACCTACCACATGGGCGTCGACGGCATCTCGCTGCCGCTGGTGATCCTCACCACTGCCGTGATGCCGTTCTGCATCATCGCGAGCTGGAAGGCGATCAACAACCGCGTTCGCGAATATATGATGGCGTTCCTGATCCTGGAAACGCTGATGATCGGCACCTTCTCGGCGCTCGATCTCGTGCTGTTCTACCTGTTCTTCGAGGGCGGCCTGATCCCGATGTTCCTGATCATCGGCGTCTGGGGCGGCCCGCGCCGGGTCTACGCGTCGTTCAAGTTCTTCCTCTACACGCTGCTCGGCTCGGTCCTGATGCTGCTCGCCATCATGGCGCTGTACTGGAACGGCGGCACCACTGACATCCCGACCCTGATGCATACCGCCGTGCCGCGGAACTTGCAGACCTGGGCCTGGCTCGCCTTCTTCGCCTCCTTCGCGGTGAAGATGCCGATGTGGCCGGTGCACACCTGGCTCCCGGACGCGCACGTCGAAGCGCCGACCGCGGGCTCGGTGGTGCTGGCCGCGATCCTGCTGAAGATGGGCGGCTACGGCTTCCTGCGCTTCTCGCTGCCGATGTTCCCACTGGCCTCGCACGACTTCGCGCCGCTGATCTTCACGCTCTCGGCCATCGCCATCATCTACACCTCGCTGGTGGCCTTGATGCAGGAGGACATGAAGAAGCTGATCGCGTACTCCTCGGTGGCGCATATGGGCTTCGTCACCATGGGCATCTTCGCCGGCACCATGCAGGGCGTCGCCGGCGGCGTGTTCCAGATGATCTCGCACGGCATCGTCTCCGGCGCGCTGTTCCTCTGCGTCGGCGTCGTCTACGACCGCCTGCACACCCGCGAGATCGCGGCCTATGGCGGCCTCGTCAACCGGATGCCGCTCTACGCGATGACCTTCATGGTCTTCACCATGGCCAATGTCGGCCTGCCCGGCACCAGCGGCTTCGTCGGCGAGTTCATGACGCTGCTCGGCACCTTCAAGGTCTCGATCCCGACGGCGTTCTTCGCCAGCTTCGGCGTGATCCTGTCGGCGGCCTATGCGCTGTGGCTCTACCGCAAGGTCGTGTTCGGGGCGCTGGCCAAGCCGTCGCTGGCGAGCATGAAGGATCTCACCTTGCGCGAGTGCGTGATCCTGTTCCCGATGATCGCGCTGACGATCCTGTTCGGCGTCTATCCGAAGCCGGTGCTCGACATGTCGGCCGCCTCGGTCCAGCAACTCGTCAACAATTACAACAACGCTGTGACGGCCGTGAAGGCCGCCGCACTGCTCCATTGA
- the nuoL gene encoding NADH-quinone oxidoreductase subunit L codes for MVQAIVFLPLLGAILAGLIALVGAHARNPSGDELDHHGDHGHGDAHASTAHDAHAHDAHGHDDYGHDDHAHGPAEPPAAGSRAAELITTALLFVSAALSWMTLVDVGFMHHDARIQLLPWIFSGDLQVWWTLRVDTLTAVMLVVVTTVSSLVHLYSIGYMDEDPNRPRFFGYLSLFTFAMLMLVTADNLVQLFFGWEGVGLASYLLIGFWYQKPSANAAAIKAFVVNRVGDFGFALGIFAVFMLVGSTDFETIFHAAPGLTGKTINFLGWHADALTLTCLLLFMGAMGKSAQFLLHTWLPDAMEGPTPVSALIHAATMVTAGVFMVARLSPLFELAPTAQAVVMFFGATTAFFAATIGLVQNDIKRIVAYSTCSQLGYMFVAMGAGAYSVGMFHLFTHAFFKALLFLGSGSVIYAMHHEQDIRNMGGLWKKIPYTYAVMVVGTLALTGFPLTAGYFSKDAIIEAAYASHNPFGMYGFLMTIVAAGLTSFYSWRLIFKTFHGEPHDEHHYEAAHEAPLWILVPIGVLAVGSFVAGFPFKELFAGHGVEEFFRESVKMNPHIIEEMHHIPQTIAFLPTVMMVLGFLVSYLFYIRRPYLPVELANTQPMLYQFLLNKWYFDELYDIIFVRPAKWLGYQLWKKGDGFVIDGFGPDGVSARVLDVTRNVVKIQTGYLYHYAFAMLIGAAGLITWFMFGFGGQ; via the coding sequence ATGGTTCAGGCAATCGTTTTCCTGCCTCTCTTGGGCGCCATTCTGGCCGGCCTGATCGCGCTCGTCGGCGCGCATGCCCGCAACCCCTCGGGTGACGAGCTCGATCATCACGGCGACCACGGACATGGCGACGCTCACGCCTCGACGGCCCATGACGCCCATGCCCATGACGCCCATGGCCATGACGACTATGGCCACGACGATCACGCTCACGGCCCGGCCGAGCCGCCGGCCGCCGGCTCGCGCGCTGCCGAGCTGATCACGACCGCGCTGCTGTTCGTCTCGGCCGCGCTGTCCTGGATGACGCTGGTCGATGTCGGCTTCATGCACCATGACGCCCGCATTCAGCTGCTGCCCTGGATCTTCTCCGGCGACCTCCAGGTCTGGTGGACGCTGCGGGTCGACACGCTCACCGCCGTGATGCTGGTGGTGGTGACCACCGTGTCCTCGCTCGTGCACCTCTATTCCATCGGCTACATGGACGAGGACCCGAACCGGCCGCGCTTCTTCGGTTATCTCAGCCTGTTCACCTTCGCGATGCTGATGCTGGTGACCGCGGACAACCTCGTGCAGCTGTTCTTCGGCTGGGAAGGCGTCGGCCTCGCCAGCTACCTCTTGATCGGCTTCTGGTACCAGAAGCCGTCGGCGAACGCGGCCGCCATCAAGGCTTTCGTGGTCAACCGCGTCGGCGACTTCGGCTTCGCGCTCGGCATCTTCGCCGTCTTCATGCTGGTCGGCTCGACCGATTTCGAGACGATCTTCCATGCCGCACCTGGCCTCACCGGCAAGACCATCAACTTCCTCGGCTGGCACGCCGACGCGCTGACCCTGACCTGCCTGCTGCTGTTCATGGGCGCGATGGGCAAGTCGGCGCAGTTCCTGCTGCACACCTGGTTGCCCGACGCGATGGAAGGCCCGACCCCCGTGTCGGCGCTGATCCATGCCGCGACCATGGTCACCGCGGGCGTGTTCATGGTGGCGCGCCTGTCGCCGCTGTTCGAGCTCGCCCCGACCGCGCAGGCCGTCGTGATGTTTTTCGGCGCCACCACGGCGTTCTTCGCGGCCACGATCGGCCTCGTCCAGAACGACATCAAGCGCATCGTCGCCTACTCGACCTGCTCGCAGCTCGGCTACATGTTCGTGGCGATGGGAGCGGGGGCCTATTCGGTCGGCATGTTCCACCTGTTCACGCACGCCTTCTTCAAGGCGCTGCTGTTCCTAGGCTCCGGCTCGGTGATCTACGCGATGCACCACGAGCAGGACATCCGCAACATGGGCGGGCTCTGGAAGAAGATCCCCTACACCTATGCAGTGATGGTGGTCGGCACCCTGGCGCTGACCGGCTTCCCGCTCACCGCCGGATACTTCTCCAAGGACGCCATCATCGAAGCGGCCTACGCCTCGCACAATCCGTTCGGGATGTACGGCTTCCTGATGACGATCGTCGCCGCCGGCCTGACCTCGTTCTACTCCTGGCGCCTGATCTTCAAGACCTTCCACGGCGAGCCGCATGACGAGCATCATTACGAGGCCGCGCATGAAGCTCCGCTCTGGATCCTGGTCCCGATCGGCGTGCTCGCGGTCGGCTCGTTCGTCGCGGGGTTCCCGTTCAAGGAGCTGTTCGCCGGTCACGGCGTCGAGGAATTCTTCCGCGAGTCCGTGAAGATGAACCCGCACATCATCGAGGAGATGCACCACATCCCGCAGACCATCGCATTCCTGCCGACGGTCATGATGGTGCTGGGCTTCCTGGTCTCGTACCTGTTCTACATCCGTCGGCCCTATCTGCCGGTCGAGCTCGCGAACACGCAGCCGATGCTGTACCAGTTCCTGCTCAACAAATGGTACTTCGACGAGCTCTACGACATCATCTTCGTCCGTCCGGCGAAGTGGCTCGGCTACCAGCTCTGGAAGAAGGGCGACGGCTTCGTCATCGACGGCTTCGGTCCCGACGGCGTCTCGGCCCGCGTGCTGGATGTCACCCGCAACGTCGTGAAGATCCAGACCGGCTATCTCTATCACTACGCGTTCGCCATGCTGATCGGTGCCGCCGGCCTGATCACCTGGTTCATGTTCGGCTTTGGAGGCCAGTAA
- the nuoK gene encoding NADH-quinone oxidoreductase subunit NuoK, which yields MTIGLGHYLAVGAILFTLGILGIFLNRKNIIVILMSIELILLSVNINLVAFSTFLGDIVGQVFALLVLTVAAAEAAIGLAILVVYFRNRGSIAVEDVNLMKG from the coding sequence ATGACGATCGGGCTCGGACATTACCTGGCGGTCGGCGCGATCCTGTTCACGCTCGGCATCCTCGGCATCTTCCTGAACCGCAAGAACATCATCGTCATCCTGATGTCGATCGAGCTGATCCTGCTCTCGGTCAACATCAACCTCGTGGCATTCTCGACCTTCCTCGGCGACATCGTCGGCCAGGTCTTCGCGCTGCTGGTGCTCACCGTCGCGGCGGCTGAAGCTGCGATCGGTCTTGCCATCCTGGTGGTCTATTTCCGCAACCGCGGCTCGATCGCGGTTGAGGACGTCAATCTGATGAAGGGCTGA
- a CDS encoding NADH-quinone oxidoreductase subunit J translates to MILPALFFYLFAGICVASAVMVIVSRNPVHSVLYLILAFVNASGLFVLMGAEFLGMMLIVVYVGAVAVLFLFVIMMLDVDFLELREGFIEYLPVGLVIGGIFLFELLLTVGFWVINPGVSKTITAAIPANVSNTEALGLVLYTKYIHYFQLSGMVLLVAMIGAIVLTLRHKASVKRQDINVQNARTPEMAMAMRKVAPGQGLSDADAAEWVK, encoded by the coding sequence ATGATCCTTCCCGCGCTGTTCTTCTATCTCTTCGCCGGAATCTGCGTCGCCTCGGCGGTGATGGTGATTGTCTCGCGCAATCCCGTGCACTCCGTGCTGTACCTGATCCTGGCCTTCGTCAACGCCTCCGGCCTGTTCGTGCTGATGGGGGCCGAATTCCTCGGCATGATGCTGATCGTCGTCTATGTCGGCGCGGTCGCGGTGCTGTTCCTTTTCGTGATCATGATGCTCGACGTCGACTTCCTCGAGCTGCGCGAAGGCTTCATCGAGTACCTGCCGGTAGGCCTGGTGATCGGCGGCATCTTCCTGTTCGAGCTGCTGCTCACCGTCGGCTTCTGGGTCATCAATCCCGGCGTCTCCAAGACGATCACGGCGGCGATCCCGGCCAACGTCTCCAACACCGAGGCGCTCGGGCTCGTGCTCTATACGAAGTACATCCACTACTTCCAGCTCTCGGGCATGGTGCTGCTGGTCGCCATGATCGGCGCCATCGTGCTGACGCTGCGCCACAAGGCGAGCGTGAAGCGGCAGGACATCAACGTTCAGAACGCGCGCACGCCCGAGATGGCGATGGCGATGCGCAAGGTGGCGCCGGGGCAGGGGCTCTCGGATGCCGATGCGGCGGAGTGGGTGAAATGA